The genomic region ACCAAGTCGCAGCTCGAGGATCGCAAGGTCATCGAGAAGGCCAAGGGCATCCTGATGAAGGTGAAAGGCCTCACCGAGGACGAGGCCTATGTGCTGCTGCGCTCCACTGCGATGCGCGAGAAGAAGAAAATCGGCGAGATCGCCCAGTCGATCATCACCGCGTCGGAGATGCTGAAATGACCGCTCCCCTCCGCATCGGGTTCATTCCGCTGGTCGATGCCGCAGCGCTGATCGTTGCCGTCGACAAGGGATTTGCCGCGGCTGAAGGGCTCGAGGTCGAACTGGTCCGCGAGGTCTCCTGGTCCAACGTCCGCGACAAGCTCAATATCGGCTTGTTCGACGCCGCGCATCTGCTCGCTCCCGTCGCGATTGCGTCCTCGCTCGGGCTCGGCCACGTCAAGGTGCCGATCGCGGCGCCCTTCAATCTCGGCATCAACGGCAACGCGATCACGGTCTCGCCGGCGCTTCATACCGCGCTGATGGAGGAGATCGACGGCGACCGCTTCGATCCGCTCGCCACGGCAAAAGCGTTGGCGCGCGTGGTCACCAAGCGGCGCAAGGCTGGGGCCGATCCGTTGACCTTCGGCATGACCTTCCCGTTCTCGACCCACAATTATCAATTGCGGTTCTGGATGGCGGCGGCCGGCGTCGATCCCGACGACGACGTGCGGCTGGTCGTGCTGCCGCCGCCCTATATGGTCGACAGTCTTGCCAATGGGCATGTCGATGCGTTCTGCGTCGGTGCGCCCTGGAATTCGATCGCGGTCGATCTCGGGATCGGCTACATCCTGCATTTCGTCTCCGACATCCTGGCCCATGCGGCGGAGAAGGTGCTGGCGCTCCGCCAGGTCTGGGCCGACAAGAATCCCGACGTGGTAGCCAGACTGGTGCGCGCGGCGGTGAAAGCCGCCGAGTTCATCGAGCATCCCGAAAACCGGACCGAAGCGGCGCAGATCCTGGCGCAGCCGGAGCGGATCGGCGTCGATGCCGAAGTCATCCAGCGCACCCTCACGGGGCGCCTCAAGATTTCGCCGGACGGCACCTTTCGCGAGAGCGGCAGCTACCTCCTGGTGGGACGCGAGGAAGCAGGGCGCCCCGATCCGGTCCAGGCCGCCTGGCTCTATGCGCAGATGGTGCGCTGGGGGCAGACGACGCTGACGCCCGACGGCGTCAAGACGGCGATGGCCGTGTTCAGGCCCGATCTCTACGACGGCGCCCTCGGGCGCCGGCCACCCGCCCAAGCCCCCGCGGCATTCGGCGCATTCGCCGGCCCCGCCTTCGATCCCGCCAATATTCGGGGGCATCTCGAGGCCTTCGAGGTGGGCCGCTGGAAGGTGTGATTCGGGTCTGCATCGTTTTTGAGCGCTGGAGATCCGAGTTCAAATTTTAGGCCGACTGCTCGAATTTCATAAGAGTTCCGGAGCCCAGAGTTCCCTGGCGCGCTCTTAATTACCTGATATTTCACACATTTTCATTTCATCGAAGCTGGCACGCAACTTGAATGTTGCAGTGCGGCCAGCCTGTCACAGATGCCTGCTGCGCCAGTCCCCAGCAACGAAGCTGTTCGGACCGCTGGGTGCGCAGCCGGCTCTCGAGCCAGCCGAGCTCCTCGCGGGTCGTGCACTTTCCGTCGATACCACCCAGGTGGCCGCAGGAGCTTCGTTACTGACCATGAAACTCGACACCGTCTCAGTCGACTTTACCGACGACCAGAAACGCTACCTTGAAGGCTTCACGACCGGTCTGCAGATCAGTCGCGTCGGTCGCGGTCTCGGCGGCGGCGCCGGCAAGGCGAACGCCGAGCCGACCGGTCCCGATGCCGTGCACATCAAGGCGCAGGACAAGGTGATCGCCGCGGGCAAGAAGCTCGCCGACCAGGAGAAGGTCAAGCGCGACGAGCATCCCTTCGATGCCTATCCGCGTCTCCGCCAGCAGGCGCTCGATAATACGCCGCCAAGCCCGGCGGACAATTTCCGCTGGCGCTATTACGGCATCTTCTACGTCGCGCCGACGCAGGACTCCTACATGTGCCGTCTGCGCATTCCGAACGGCATCATGAAGCACTGGCAACTGTCCGGCCTTGCCGACCTCGCCGATGAAACCTGCGGGCCCTACAGCCACGTCACGACGCGTGCCAATCTCCAGCTTCGCGAGATCCCGCCGAAGAACGCCGTGAAGCTGATCGAGGGCATACAGGATCTCGGGCTGTGCTCGCGCGGCTCCGGCGCCGACAACATCCGCAACGTGACGGGAACGCCGACGGCGGGAATCGATCCGCAGGAGCTGATCGACACGCGGCCTTATGCGCGTGAGTGGCATTATCACATCCTGAACGATCGCTCGTTGTATGGCTTGCCGCGCAAGTTCAACGTCGCCTTCGACGGCGCCGGCAAGATCGCGGTGCTCGAGGAGACCAACGACATCGCCTTCACGGCGTATGAGGTGAAGGATGGGTTCGGCGTCGAACCCGGGATCTGGTTCCGCCTCGGCCTCGGCGGCATCACCGGCCACAAGGACTTTGCGAAATATTCCGGCATCGTCGTCAAGCCTGAAGACGCTACCGCCGTTGCCGACGCCATCGTGCGCGTCTTCATCGAG from Bradyrhizobium lupini harbors:
- a CDS encoding CmpA/NrtA family ABC transporter substrate-binding protein, which encodes MTAPLRIGFIPLVDAAALIVAVDKGFAAAEGLEVELVREVSWSNVRDKLNIGLFDAAHLLAPVAIASSLGLGHVKVPIAAPFNLGINGNAITVSPALHTALMEEIDGDRFDPLATAKALARVVTKRRKAGADPLTFGMTFPFSTHNYQLRFWMAAAGVDPDDDVRLVVLPPPYMVDSLANGHVDAFCVGAPWNSIAVDLGIGYILHFVSDILAHAAEKVLALRQVWADKNPDVVARLVRAAVKAAEFIEHPENRTEAAQILAQPERIGVDAEVIQRTLTGRLKISPDGTFRESGSYLLVGREEAGRPDPVQAAWLYAQMVRWGQTTLTPDGVKTAMAVFRPDLYDGALGRRPPAQAPAAFGAFAGPAFDPANIRGHLEAFEVGRWKV
- a CDS encoding NirA family protein, encoding MKLDTVSVDFTDDQKRYLEGFTTGLQISRVGRGLGGGAGKANAEPTGPDAVHIKAQDKVIAAGKKLADQEKVKRDEHPFDAYPRLRQQALDNTPPSPADNFRWRYYGIFYVAPTQDSYMCRLRIPNGIMKHWQLSGLADLADETCGPYSHVTTRANLQLREIPPKNAVKLIEGIQDLGLCSRGSGADNIRNVTGTPTAGIDPQELIDTRPYAREWHYHILNDRSLYGLPRKFNVAFDGAGKIAVLEETNDIAFTAYEVKDGFGVEPGIWFRLGLGGITGHKDFAKYSGIVVKPEDATAVADAIVRVFIEHGDRTNRNKARLKYVLDAMGHDGFLKLVEERLKTPFTRVTEEAFAPRPAADRMAHIGVHKQKQDGLNWIGVSLTLGKISCDQMRGLAKVALDLGDGEIRLTVWQNLLISGVRDENVELAVAAIKQIGLAAEASHIRAGLIACTGNAGCRFAASNTKRHAAEIGEWCEPRVEMDKPVNIHVTGCHHSCAQHYISDIGLIGARVPVNEEDTVEGYHLFTGGGFGPDADVGQEVYHDLKAEDAPKTVEGLLKAYIAHRSSPDETFLSFARRHDGETLRKLADAEVSS